The proteins below are encoded in one region of Ostrea edulis chromosome 3, xbOstEdul1.1, whole genome shotgun sequence:
- the LOC125676515 gene encoding uncharacterized protein LOC125676515 has product MDWTRNLIFIAILLFLLDEGQSQETIIRADALVGYDDVALELAFKETMDKAQQNLVYQSKNLKIEDFFFRVNSEDSFEVSTEACRVISFGSKVIFGTNSRTSSGYVTSLCNQLSIPNIQIHWDTHTIVTDTKRPDRDQMTLNLHPHYKTLSAAQRDLITSWEWRKFAVFYEDNSGLLRLQDILKLSAKGRVTITTRKIDLMNKGSLIEILETLKMAEYQRFVIDCHYDRIYDFLEQADETDALSEYFHYHFMTLDLGVIDLSKFAMSGANVTGLRLVNPDQNLVKNVTEEWKQLQFNIRGNKSPLRKGQLQIPTETALMHDAVWVFSQAVAALNDQNPGALTKYDSLSCETSTSWSFGEELLRYMKSVKITGLTGQVQFGKYGQREDFELDVVKLRLESGNIQRIGTWNPMSFINLTDDDGQLSHLNKTLKVLTYLELPYVGKKINQHGKAEYEGFCIDILKFIAEKLNFKYEIQEEPTYGNCYPEMGYCNGMYKKLIDKKADMAVGGITITSDREQFVDFTKPFLNLGITILFRKPVPKPIRLFSFLDPFHEDVWVYMIAIYLCVSFMFFVIARLTPYEWCNPYPCNQEEDIVENQFSVLNSMWLTIGSILQQGSELAPRTVSTRMVAGVWWFFTLIIISSYTANLAAFLTAGRMQSPIESAADLSKQTDIKYGTQKIGSTFSFFQNSIFPVYQRMFAFMKNQPGGSAFVKNSDQGEKRVLEGNYAYFAESTTVEYKVERDCDLTQIGNWLNSVGYGIALPKGSPYRDMISQQILFLQDNQIIKEYYTKWWKKMYINDTCETEKKETSAALSIENVGGVFVVLIGGVCIAIVIAVFEFIYFAWTKRDFPEPICTQLKDELCFAVRCFGPSTKPADHVIKASKSDLSRTGVSTASLGHEYANTVRDIHATQRGGIPRLFLEVSEPSFKGMYQALMALLPVLILMFLIPGYVGATDILIDGFFDTDDRSTELSLKWTCQHVNLRGNPGNRSTPIVLVYTVNKVRNNTMDTGKDVCRRIEAGAKVIFGPKPGKSANYIRSISKNLEIPLINIHSEIPYGSRESQRVSVNFFPHYLEVSRAHRDLIQFWKWRKFTILYEDNAGLIRLQEILSLSTLPDIRINVQQLNVRNPRSYLDLFVDLKSEGENRIVIDCHMTHIKALLKKAMQVNVLTEYFHFHFTNLDFSVEDLSPFMYTGANITGMRLVALENAKVAAVRNLWKKEMESSSFSLSPLKPGQTQIPIGAALMHDAVNLLHRAIDLLRTRRHVNFNDKVSCEAGNYSLPWLNGNSLIYALKMVTYEGLTGRVRLDNLGERHNFSLDIVKVKEKPVYKIGQWDHRRGIKITAKSEFPSDARVNILTNKTLSVITVLEAPYAFEVVDVNGTVSYEGFCIDLLQIIAENLGFKYNVTPEPTGSYGNCKDDHCDGMVKQLVERKADLAVAGMTITYSREEVIDFTKPFWNLGITILFRKPMAPPAELFKFLSPFTFELWAYVLAVYIVVSLMMFVIARLTPYEWDNPYPCDIYNDNLENQFSVMNSLWFTIGALMQQGSEISPKTTSTRLVAGVWWFFTLIMISSYTANMAAFLTIERMENPIKSAEDLSNQNEIKYGTLESGSTRAFFSDSNSQLYKKMDTTMRSATPSVYVKSSDEGEKRVLAGNYAYLAESTTVEYRIARNCDLMQVGQQLDSKGYGIGLPRDSPYRDKLSSAILHLQEEGVIQALYDKWWKHKNIDTFCDNVKAPSTKALEIKNVGGVFVLVLTGTFCGFLIAIFEFIRNARNLSRKGENSLWFEMKQQLFFATRCCKYHKVPVELSPLGNIATEETQTTLLQPEFRDDEKHRMGDDSGDNFSDKHLVDRTLPIKEVLLLQNGDQNNAKNNKEIITTDSNVKVEKSSEV; this is encoded by the exons ATGCCCTGGTTGGATATGACGATGTCGCCTTAGAACTGGCTTTCAAGGAAACAATGGACAAGGCGCAACAGAATCTGGTGTACCAAAGCAAAAATCTCAAGATCGAAGATTTTTTCTTCAGAGTTAATTCGGAAGACAGTTTTGAAGTTTCCACCGAAG CTTGTAGAGTCATCTCCTTTGGAAGTAAAGTGATATTCGGAACAAACTCCCGAACATCTTCAGGTTATGTTACCTCCCTTTGTAACCAACTGTCCATACctaatattcaaatacattggGATACCCACACCATTGTCACCGACACCAAGCGTCCGGACAGGGATCAAATGACTTTGAATCTTCATCCTCATTACAAAACTCTCAGCGCCGCCCAGCGGGACCTTATTACATCCTGGGAGTGGAGGAAGTTTGCCGTGTTTTATGAGGATAACAGTG GTCTCCTAAGACTTCAGGACATACTTAAGCTATCGGCAAAGGGGCGAGTAACCATCACCACAAGGAAGATCGACCTAATGAACAAAGGGAGTCTGATAGAAATCCTGGAAACTTTGAAAATGGCGGAATATCAGAGATTTGTGATAGACTGTCATTATGACAGAATTTACGATTTCCTGGAGCAG GCTGATGAAACAGATGCCTTATCGGAGTATTTTCACTATCATTTTATGACATTG GACTTGGGTGTTATAGACCTTTCAAAGTTTGCCATGTCTGGGGCAAATGTAACCGGCCTTAGGCTGGTCAATCCAGACCAGAACTTGGTTAAAAATGTAACAGAAGAATGGAAGCAGTTACAGTTCAACATCCGGGGCAACAAGTCTCCTCTCAGGAAGGGCCAGCTGCAAATCCCG ACAGAGACCGCCCTCATGCACGACGCAGTATGGGTGTTTTCCCAGGCTGTAGCCGCTCTGAACGACCAGAACCCCGGGGCTCTGACGAAATACGATAGTTTGTCCTGCGAAACCTCTACATCGTGGAGCTTCGGGGAAGAACTGCTACGGTACATGAAAAGT GTGAAAATTACAGGACTGACGGGTCAGGTCCAGTTTGGAAAGTATGGGCAGAGGGAGGACTTTGAACTGGACGTTGTCAAACTTAGACTCGAAAGTGGGAACATTCAGAGG ATTGGGACTTGGAACCCGATGTCATTTATTAACCTGACTGACGATGATGGTCAGCTCTCTCACCTAAACAAAACGCTGAAAGTGTTAACCTATCTG GAACTCCCGTATGTGGGTAAGAAGATTAACCAACATGGGAAAGCTGAGTATGAGGGTTTCTGTATCGATATTCTAAAATTCATCGCTGAGAAACTTAACTTTAAGTACGAGATTCAGGAGGAACCAACTTACGGAAATTGCTATCCAGAGATGGGTTACTGCAATGGAATGTACAAGAAGCTTATAGACAAG AAAGCAGATATGGCTGTGGGAGGTATTACCATTACGTCGGACCGCGAACAATTTGTTGACTTCACCAAACCTTTCTTGAATCTGGGCATCACCATATTATTCCGGAAACCAGTACCGAAACCTATTCGCCTATTTTCTTTCCTGGATCCATTCCATGAGGACGTATGGGTGTACATGAttgctatatatttgtgtgtgagCTTTATGTTCTTTGTCATTGCCCGACTGACGCCCTACGAGTGGTGCAATCCCTACCCATGTAATCAGGAGGAAGATATAGTGGAGAACCAGTTTTCTGTCCTCAATAGTATGTGGCTTACGATTGGATCAATACTGCAGCAAG GTTCGGAGCTCGCACCTCGGACGGTTTCCACTAGAATGGTAGCGGGAGTTTGGTGGTTTTTTACCCTGATCATTATATCTTCATACACAGCAAATCTTGCCGCTTTCCTAACAGCTGGAAGAATGCAATCACCGATAGAGAGCGCTGCTGATCTTTCAAAACAAACAGATATCAAATATGGCACCCAGAAAATTGGATCAACTTTCAGTTTCTTTCAG aatTCCATTTTTCCTGTCTACCAGAGAATGTTCGCATTTATGAAAAACCAGCCTGGGGGATCGGCGTTTGTGAAGAATTCCGATCAAGGAGAGAAGCGAGTTCTAGAAGGGAATTATGCATACTTTGCCGAGTCTACCACTGTGGAATACAAGGTGGAGCGCGACTGTGATCTGACGCAGATCGGTAACTGGCTCAATTCTGTCGGATACGGAATAGCTCTACCAAAAG GTTCACCGTACAGAGACATGATCTCCCAACAGATCCTGTTCTTACAGGACAACCAAATCATCAAAGAATACTACACAAAATGGTGGAAAAAGATGTACATCAACGACACATGTGAAACCGAGAAGAAGGAGACGTCTGCTGCCCTCAGTATAGAGAATGTGGGCGGAGTCTTTGTGGTGCTGATAGGCGGAGTCTGCATTGCTATCGTGATAGCCGTATTCGAATTCATCTATTTCGCCTGGACTAAACGCGATTTTCCG GAACCAATATGCACCCAATTAAAAGATGAATTGTGTTTCGCTGTGCGTTGCTTTGGACCTTCAACAAAACCTGCTGACCACGTCATCAAGGCTAGTAAAAGCGACCTCTCGCGGACTGGTGTCTCCACGGCTTCCTTAGGGCACGAGTATGCCAATACAGTTCGCGATATACATGCC ACACAAAGAGGGGGAATACCGAGATTGTTTCTTGAGGTCAGCGAGCCCTCGTTCAAAG GTATGTACCAGGCTTTAATGGCGTTACTTCCGGTTCTGATACTGATGTTTTTAATCCCCGGATACGTGGGTGCCACAGACATACTGATTG ACGGTTTCTTTGACACggatgaccggtcgacagagctCTCTTTAAAGTGGACCTGTCAGCACGTGAACCTCAGAGGCAATCCTGGTAACAGATCCACGCCCATTGTGCTGGTCTACACCGTTAACAAGGTTAGGAACAACACGATGGACACAGGCAAGGATG TTTGTCGCAGAATAGAAGCTGGTGCAAAGGTCATTTTTGGCCCAAAACCTGGAAAAAGTGCCAATTATATCAGATCCATCAGTAAAAATCTGGAAATCCCACTTATCAATATTCATAGTGAGATTCCTTACGGGTCAAGAGAGAGCCAAAGGGTCTCTGTCAATTTTTTTCCCCACTACCTAGAGGTCAGCAGAGCTCACCGCGACCTCATTCAGTTTTGGAAGTGGAGGAAGTTCACAATACTTTATGAAGACAACGCAG GTCTTATCCGGCTTCAAGAGATCCTTAGTTTGTCCACCTTACCAGATATAAGAATCAACGTACAACAGCTCAATGTCCGAAATCCCAGAAGCTACCTAGATCTATTCGTAGATCTAAAGAGTGAAGGAGAAAATAGGATTGTCATTGACTGTCACATGACTCACATTAAAGCATTATTAAAAAAG GCAATGCAGGTGAACGTTCTTACAGAATACTTCCATTTTCACTTTACAAACCTG GACTTCAGTGTTGAGGATTTGTCTCCCTTTATGTACACTGGTGCGAACATTACTGGTATGAGATTGGTTGCACTTGAGAATGCCAAAGTTGCTGCTGTTAGGAATCTTTGGAAAAAAGAAATGGAGAGTAGCTCATTTAGTTTGTCTCCTTTAAAACCTGGACAGACGCAAATACCA ataGGAGCAGCGCTTATGCATGACGCTGTTAACCTCCTGCATCGAGCTATTGATCTCCTCAGAACGAGGCGTCACGTCAACTTTAACGACAAGGTCAGTTGTGAAGCCGGAAATTACTCACTGCCATGGTTGAACGGAAACTCGCTAATCTACGCTTTAAAGATG GTGACGTACGAGGGACTGACGGGAAGGGTTCGATTAGACAATCTCGGAGAGCGGCACAATTTTTCCCTGGATATCGTAAAAGTTAAAGAAAAACCTGTGTATAAG ATTGGCCAATGGGATCATAGGCGCGGGATAAAAATCACAGCTAAGTCTGAATTTCCAAGTGATGCTAGAGTTAATATCTTGACCAATAAAACGCTTTCTGTCATCACAGTTCTG gAAGCACCGTACGCGTTTGAAGTCGTAGATGTGAATGGCACCGTGTCCTATGAGGGATTTTGTATTGATCTGCTACAGATTATTGCTGAAAATTTAGGATTCAAATACAACGTGACCCCTGAACCCACTGGGTCTTATGGCAACTGTAAAGATGACCACTGTGATGGAATGGTCAAACAGTTGGTAGAGAGG AAAGCCGATCTTGCGGTAGCTGGGATGACTATCACTTACAGTCGAGAGGAGGTCATAGattttacaaaacctttttgGAACCTTGGCATCACGATCCTGTTCCGGAAGCCCATGGCGCCACCTGCTGAACTGTTTAAATTTCTGTCACCCTTTACATTCGAACTTTGGGCGTACGTCCTTGCAGTGTACATAGTGGTCAGTCTTATGATGTTTGTCATTGCCCGACTGACACCGTACGAGTGGGACAACCCGTATCCTTGTGACATTTACAATGACAACTTGGAAAACCAGTTCTCTGTCATGAATAGTTTATGGTTCACCATCGGGGCTTTAATGCAACAAG GTTCAGAGATTTCGCCGAAAACAACGTCGACTCGCTTGGTAGCTGGGGTCTGGTGGTTTTTTACTTTGATCATGATTTCCTCCTACACAGCCAATATGGCCGCCTTCCTTACTATAGAAAGAATGGAAAATCCAATAAAAAGCGCAGAGGAtctgtccaatcaaaatgaaataaagtatGGGACACTGGAATCGGGAAGCACTCGTGCTTTTTTCTCT GATTCTAACTCCCAATTATACAAGAAGATGGATACCACCATGAGATCTGCCACTCCAAGCGTGTATGTGAAATCATCTGACGAGGGGGAGAAGCGCGTGTTGGCGGGAAATTACGCGTACCTGGCCGAGTCCACTACGGTGGAGTATCGTATAGCCCGGAACTGTGACCTCATGCAAGTGGGACAACAACTGGACTCCAAGGGATATGGCATCGGGCTACCCAGAG ATTCACCTTATCGTGACAAACTATCCAGTGCCATCTTGCACCTTCAAGAGGAAGGCGTCATCCAGGCCCTGTACGACAAATGGTGGAAACACAAGAATATCGATACCTTCTGTGACAATGTTAAAGCGCCATCCACAAAAGCGCTAGAGATAAAGAACGTGGGAGGAGTTTTCGTTCTTGTTTTGACCGGCACCTTCTGTGGGTTTCTGATTGCTATATTCGAATTCATTAGGAATGCCAGAAATCTATCTAGAAAAGGAGAG AATTCACTGTGGTTTGAAATGAAGCAGCAGCTATTCTTTGCCACGAGGTGTTGTAAGTACCATAAAGTGCCTGTTGAGTTATCCCCCTTGGGTAACATCGCAACTGAGGAAACTCAGACTACCCTTCTTCAGCCGGAATTCAGGGATGATGAGAAACACCGAATGGGCGATGACAGTGGCGATAACTTTAGTGATAAACACCTCGTAGATCGGACGCTTCCCATAAAAGAAGTTTTGTTACTCCAGAACGGTGATCAAAATAACGctaaaaacaataaagaaattaTCACAACAGATTCCAATGTGAAGGTCGAAAAATCAAGTGAAGTGTAG